A genomic region of Candidatus Thermoplasmatota archaeon contains the following coding sequences:
- a CDS encoding helix-turn-helix domain-containing protein: protein MQRLEYALEIKKTLQRSNFNVSEYCRSGTFNIVARKGSLLLFIKLLLNIGAIRYEIAKELKMVSKFLKGVPITICKRSGTSKIENGAVYLRHYIPIISERTFEELVIDNMPYVYAMPGGFYARIDFEKMKKIRRLRKISLGEIARAVGVSRKAVQLYEQGMKPEIETALRLESFIGKSILLPIDISSYTQSEERFETDLEKLEFFERIVFNRLSKLGYEVLPTSKSPFNGLTKNKKETFITYISENEKLLVKKIRVIASISNVIKRMCVFFVKNSDLKNFSGIPIITWKDLKATSPKAVREIILERAKKWI, encoded by the coding sequence GTGCAGAGGTTAGAGTACGCGCTAGAAATTAAAAAAACTCTTCAGCGAAGCAATTTTAATGTCTCAGAATACTGCAGAAGCGGTACTTTCAATATCGTAGCCAGAAAAGGCTCATTGCTACTCTTTATAAAGCTTCTTCTAAATATTGGTGCAATAAGATACGAGATTGCTAAAGAGCTGAAAATGGTAAGTAAATTCTTGAAAGGAGTACCTATAACGATTTGTAAAAGGAGTGGTACGAGCAAAATAGAAAACGGTGCTGTATATTTAAGGCACTACATACCAATAATTTCTGAGAGAACATTTGAAGAGCTTGTAATTGATAATATGCCATATGTCTATGCAATGCCGGGCGGGTTTTATGCACGTATCGATTTTGAAAAAATGAAGAAGATAAGACGGCTACGAAAAATATCTTTAGGGGAGATTGCTAGAGCTGTAGGGGTATCGAGAAAAGCAGTACAGCTATATGAGCAAGGCATGAAGCCTGAGATAGAGACCGCTTTGAGACTGGAAAGTTTCATTGGGAAATCTATTCTATTGCCTATAGATATTTCTTCTTATACCCAGTCTGAGGAGCGCTTTGAAACCGATTTAGAGAAGCTAGAATTTTTTGAAAGAATAGTTTTTAATAGATTGAGCAAATTGGGCTACGAAGTCTTGCCTACTTCCAAGAGCCCTTTTAACGGGCTGACTAAAAACAAAAAAGAAACTTTTATTACATATATCAGCGAAAACGAAAAATTGCTGGTTAAAAAAATACGTGTTATAGCGAGTATTTCAAATGTAATAAAGCGCATGTGCGTGTTCTTCGTTAAAAATTCTGACTTGAAAAATTTTTCTGGTATACCTATTATAACTTGGAAAGATTTAAAGGCGACAAGTCCCAAAGCCGTCAGGGAAATTATTTTAGAGCGCGCTAAAAAATGGATTTAA